Proteins from a single region of Amycolatopsis sp. CA-230715:
- a CDS encoding Pls/PosA family non-ribosomal peptide synthetase, which yields MTVSERENSGGGGIPGSGNSAPPDKSARRTRTLVDILEATTAAHPDAPALDSGARVLSYAELSEEVSRRAEALGERGIGVGDRVGIRVPSGTADLYLAVLAVLASGAAYVPVDADDPDERAELAWREAAVCAVIGADGVAAGVVPPAGAQASPAPSDDAWIIFTSGSTGKPKGVAVTHRSAAAFVDAEAGLFLPGSPIGTGDRVLAGLSVAFDASCEEMWLAWRHGGCLVPAPRALVRTGADLGPWLAERGITVVSTVPTLAALWSPDLLAGVRLLVLGGEACPPEVVRRFDDGVREVWNTYGPTETTVVACAARLRAGREVTIGFPLDGWELAVVDAAGLPVPDGETGELAIGGIGLARYLDPVKDTEKFTPMPCFGWRRGYRSGDLVRATPDGLVFAGRADDQVKLGGRRVELGEIEAALLDLPGVAAAAAVVRRTPGGIDVLVGYVVPTEDALDEAAAVESLRERLPAALVPRLAVLPEFPVRSSGKVDRAALPWPIPSTRADTGDLDPEMVWVLEKWSALLGTEVGPDDDFFALGGTSLAAARLVSTLRERYPEVSVSDLYRDPTPRALCGGPRSMAETVEAVRPDRRPRRVVGWLQAAFQLVLLTFVGLRWVLTLGLIGNIVSLFLPESWLPQVPWWLVGTAWVVLFSPTGRMFVAAGGARLLRGRVRPGDYRRGGRTHLRLWAAERFVGAFGPGAIAGTPLAARYARLLGCEVGRDLDLHALPPVTGLAKFGTGCAVEPEADLAGWWLDGDVLRVGEVQIGAGARVGARSTLLPGARLGDRAQLLPGASLGGTIPDGQVWAGSPASRTADGAAWPGNRAPRRRGWSWLYLLGVPITGVLVLLAAVPSAVIAVLVLPADVAVNAAVVDMLVWMPAMVVAGLVTYAALVIVAVRLAGRLVRGGTHPVHSAAGWGAWLVHDLLGIARRTLFPFYASLFTPVWLRLLGARIGRSVEASTVQVLPGLLRVADGAFLADDVLAAPYELRDGWLRAGPVEVGAKAFVGNSGIVGPDRTVGDGALIGVLSDTPEDVPEDSSWLGRPPLRLPRQAEKADDARTFRPKRRLRVARTLVELCRFVPLLLAGVLSTMLFFAFDVVYETYGVGTAIGVGGLLLGAAGLVAGAVTTAAKWLLVGKFRARRYPLWSSFVWRNELYDSFVEVLAVPWLVQTWLGTPLLNWWMRSLGARIGRGVWCETHWLPETDLVSVADGASVNRGCVLQTHLFHDRIMRLEHVRLDDGSTLGPHSIALPGSRLGPAASVGAASLVMASETVPGATRWQGAPVRRLTAQ from the coding sequence GTGACGGTCAGCGAACGGGAGAACAGCGGCGGGGGTGGAATTCCCGGCAGCGGGAATTCCGCTCCCCCCGACAAGAGCGCGCGTCGAACGCGCACTCTTGTCGACATTCTCGAAGCGACGACGGCCGCGCATCCCGACGCACCCGCGCTCGACTCCGGAGCGCGGGTTCTTTCCTATGCCGAGCTGAGCGAAGAGGTCTCGCGCCGCGCGGAAGCGCTCGGGGAACGCGGAATCGGGGTCGGCGACCGGGTGGGTATCAGGGTCCCGTCGGGAACGGCGGACCTGTACCTCGCCGTGCTCGCGGTACTCGCCTCGGGCGCGGCGTACGTCCCGGTGGACGCCGATGATCCCGACGAGCGCGCCGAACTGGCGTGGCGCGAAGCCGCCGTGTGCGCGGTGATCGGTGCCGACGGGGTGGCCGCCGGGGTGGTGCCGCCCGCCGGAGCGCAGGCGTCCCCGGCGCCGAGCGACGACGCGTGGATCATCTTCACCTCCGGGTCGACGGGCAAGCCGAAGGGCGTCGCCGTGACCCACCGGTCGGCGGCCGCGTTCGTGGACGCCGAGGCGGGGTTGTTCCTGCCTGGCTCACCGATCGGCACCGGAGATCGCGTGCTCGCCGGGCTTTCGGTCGCCTTCGACGCGTCGTGCGAAGAGATGTGGCTCGCCTGGCGGCACGGCGGATGCCTCGTCCCGGCGCCGCGCGCGCTCGTGCGCACGGGTGCCGATCTCGGGCCGTGGCTCGCCGAGCGCGGGATCACCGTGGTGTCCACCGTTCCCACGCTCGCCGCGCTCTGGTCACCGGATCTGCTCGCCGGGGTCCGCCTGCTCGTGCTGGGCGGCGAGGCGTGCCCGCCCGAGGTGGTCCGCCGCTTCGACGACGGCGTGCGCGAGGTGTGGAACACCTACGGGCCAACGGAAACCACGGTCGTCGCGTGCGCGGCGCGGCTGCGGGCGGGACGCGAGGTCACCATCGGGTTCCCGCTCGACGGGTGGGAGCTGGCGGTGGTCGACGCGGCGGGGCTGCCGGTCCCCGACGGGGAAACGGGTGAGCTGGCGATCGGCGGGATCGGGCTCGCGCGCTACCTGGATCCGGTCAAGGACACCGAGAAGTTCACCCCGATGCCGTGCTTCGGCTGGCGCCGCGGGTACCGCAGCGGGGACCTCGTCCGCGCGACGCCGGACGGTCTGGTGTTCGCCGGGCGGGCCGACGACCAGGTCAAGCTCGGCGGGCGGCGGGTCGAACTCGGGGAGATCGAGGCGGCGCTGCTCGACCTGCCTGGCGTGGCCGCCGCCGCGGCCGTGGTCCGCCGCACGCCGGGCGGGATCGACGTGCTGGTCGGCTACGTCGTGCCGACCGAGGACGCGCTCGACGAGGCGGCCGCGGTGGAAAGCCTGCGGGAACGGCTGCCCGCCGCGCTCGTGCCCCGGCTCGCCGTCCTTCCGGAGTTCCCCGTCCGCTCGTCCGGAAAGGTGGACCGCGCCGCGCTGCCGTGGCCGATTCCCAGCACCCGCGCGGACACCGGCGATCTCGACCCGGAGATGGTGTGGGTGCTCGAAAAGTGGTCTGCGCTGCTGGGCACCGAGGTCGGTCCCGATGACGACTTCTTCGCTCTCGGCGGGACGAGCCTCGCCGCGGCGCGCCTCGTTTCGACGCTGCGCGAGCGCTATCCCGAAGTGTCGGTCAGCGATCTTTACCGCGACCCGACGCCGCGCGCGTTGTGCGGCGGGCCGCGCTCCATGGCGGAAACCGTCGAAGCGGTGAGACCGGATCGGCGGCCGCGGCGTGTCGTCGGCTGGCTCCAGGCGGCGTTCCAGCTCGTGCTGCTGACCTTCGTCGGCCTCCGCTGGGTGCTGACGCTCGGGTTGATCGGCAACATCGTGTCGCTCTTCCTGCCCGAATCGTGGCTGCCGCAGGTGCCGTGGTGGCTCGTCGGCACCGCGTGGGTGGTGCTGTTCAGCCCGACGGGGCGGATGTTCGTCGCGGCGGGCGGGGCGAGACTGCTCCGCGGGCGCGTGCGTCCGGGGGACTACCGGCGCGGTGGGCGAACGCATCTGCGGTTGTGGGCGGCCGAACGGTTCGTCGGCGCGTTCGGGCCGGGCGCGATCGCGGGCACGCCGCTGGCGGCCAGGTACGCGCGCCTCCTCGGCTGCGAGGTGGGCCGTGATCTCGATCTGCACGCGCTGCCGCCGGTCACCGGCCTCGCGAAGTTCGGTACCGGATGCGCCGTGGAGCCCGAAGCGGACCTCGCGGGCTGGTGGCTCGACGGTGACGTGCTGCGCGTCGGCGAGGTCCAGATCGGGGCTGGCGCGCGGGTCGGCGCTCGTTCGACACTGCTGCCGGGCGCCCGCCTCGGTGACCGGGCACAGCTCCTCCCCGGCGCGAGCCTCGGCGGCACGATCCCCGATGGCCAGGTTTGGGCGGGGTCACCGGCTTCGCGCACGGCCGACGGCGCGGCCTGGCCCGGAAACCGGGCGCCCCGCCGTCGAGGCTGGTCGTGGCTGTACCTGCTCGGCGTGCCGATCACCGGGGTGCTCGTGCTGCTCGCCGCGGTGCCGTCGGCGGTGATCGCGGTGCTCGTCCTGCCCGCGGACGTTGCGGTCAACGCCGCGGTCGTCGACATGCTGGTGTGGATGCCCGCGATGGTGGTCGCCGGGCTCGTCACCTACGCGGCGCTCGTGATCGTCGCGGTCCGGCTCGCCGGGCGGCTGGTCCGGGGCGGAACGCATCCCGTGCACAGCGCCGCAGGCTGGGGCGCGTGGCTCGTGCACGATCTGCTCGGGATCGCGCGGCGGACCCTCTTTCCCTTCTACGCCAGCCTTTTCACCCCGGTGTGGTTGCGGCTGCTCGGCGCCAGGATCGGGCGTTCGGTCGAGGCGTCGACCGTGCAGGTGCTGCCGGGGTTGCTGCGCGTCGCCGACGGCGCCTTCCTCGCCGACGACGTGCTCGCGGCTCCGTACGAACTGCGCGACGGGTGGTTGCGCGCGGGGCCGGTCGAGGTCGGTGCGAAGGCGTTCGTCGGCAATTCGGGCATCGTCGGTCCCGATCGGACGGTCGGCGACGGCGCGCTGATCGGGGTGCTCTCGGACACCCCGGAGGACGTTCCGGAGGATTCGTCCTGGCTCGGCCGCCCGCCGTTGCGCCTGCCGAGGCAGGCGGAAAAGGCCGACGACGCGCGTACTTTCCGGCCGAAGCGACGGCTCCGGGTGGCGCGGACCTTGGTCGAGCTGTGCCGTTTCGTGCCGCTGCTGCTCGCGGGCGTGCTGAGCACGATGCTGTTCTTCGCCTTCGACGTGGTGTACGAAACCTACGGCGTGGGCACGGCGATCGGCGTCGGTGGTCTCCTGCTCGGCGCCGCCGGGCTCGTGGCGGGCGCGGTGACGACGGCGGCGAAATGGCTTCTGGTGGGGAAGTTCCGGGCGCGGCGGTACCCGTTGTGGAGTTCCTTCGTGTGGCGCAACGAGTTGTACGACTCGTTCGTCGAGGTGCTCGCGGTGCCGTGGCTCGTGCAGACCTGGCTCGGCACGCCGCTGCTCAACTGGTGGATGCGCAGCCTCGGCGCCCGCATCGGCCGCGGCGTCTGGTGCGAGACGCATTGGCTGCCCGAAACCGATCTCGTCAGCGTGGCCGACGGAGCGAGCGTCAACCGCGGTTGCGTGTTGCAGACGCACCTGTTCCACGACCGGATCATGCGGCTGGAGCACGTGCGTCTCGACGACGGTTCGACGCTGGGGCCGCACAGCATCGCGCTTCCCGGCAGCAGGCTCGGCCCGGCCGCGTCGGTGGGTGCCGCCTCGCTGGTGATGGCCTCGGAGACGGTGCCGGGCGCGACGCGCTGGCAGGGCGCCCCGGTCCGCAGGCTGACGGCTCAGTGA
- a CDS encoding TetR/AcrR family transcriptional regulator, with translation MAHTGETADGQAVQAAPKRRDARANLARIMAAAARVFAVEGLTATLADVAKEAGVGVGTVYRTFPSKDDLIHDVYAPHLEEIEGRAAEASRAEDPWSGVVGFLELSIPELARDRGFRELLGGAYTASLGWSRPKAPHRLRELVANSHQRSSAHLAVLVRRAQERGQLRADFDTTDLLVLAMSVQTAVGFGGPGHPGLYRRAIGIILDGLCVARDRPSPLPAPVLAGHEVGALGSPAS, from the coding sequence ATGGCGCACACGGGAGAAACCGCCGACGGCCAAGCAGTCCAGGCCGCGCCGAAACGCCGTGACGCCAGGGCGAACCTGGCGCGGATCATGGCGGCGGCAGCGCGCGTCTTCGCGGTGGAAGGTCTCACCGCCACCCTCGCCGATGTCGCTAAGGAAGCAGGCGTCGGTGTCGGCACCGTGTACCGCACGTTCCCGAGCAAGGACGACCTGATCCACGACGTCTACGCGCCCCACCTCGAAGAGATCGAAGGGCGCGCGGCGGAGGCGAGCCGCGCCGAAGATCCCTGGTCCGGCGTCGTCGGCTTCCTGGAGCTGTCGATCCCCGAACTGGCACGCGATCGCGGTTTCCGCGAACTGCTCGGCGGCGCGTACACCGCGTCGCTCGGCTGGTCCCGGCCGAAGGCGCCGCACCGCCTCCGCGAGCTCGTCGCGAACAGCCACCAGCGCTCCAGCGCCCATCTCGCGGTGCTCGTCCGGCGCGCGCAGGAACGCGGCCAGCTCCGCGCCGACTTCGACACGACGGACCTGCTCGTGCTCGCGATGTCGGTGCAGACCGCCGTCGGGTTCGGCGGCCCTGGGCATCCCGGTCTCTACCGCAGGGCGATCGGCATCATCCTGGACGGGTTGTGCGTCGCCCGCGACCGGCCGTCCCCGCTGCCCGCGCCCGTGCTCGCCGGGCACGAGGTCGGCGCGCTCGGCTCCCCCGCGAGCTGA
- a CDS encoding lipase family protein: MKRTKRTLVGAVALALIFSGLAPAGAAQAPAPTANTAGVLPPDQDPFYRPPAGFESSPNGTVLRSREVTALAIVFPIPAKAHQVLYKSVDGHGEPVAEAATVLVPLAPWTGRGPRPLVSYQLAEDSLSTRCQPSYTLRVGIGAPTPAATYEMTLSLGALAKGYAVVYADYEGPHSQFAAGPQAAHGVLDGIRAVQHFPGAGLPPNGPVALWGYSGGGLATTWAAEQKDAYAPELNVVGAAAGGVPADLEKMLKFNDGNLGAGLGLIGVMGLSRAYPEAGVDALLNDKGRKLFADNHDNCTLDIALLHPFDRLSNYTTVPAPADSPAARLLYEKNNTGQATPKFPFYNYQGLADEFVPVAPADALVGKYCANGGTVEKSRIPFAGHITGEIAGDLPALAWLSDRFDGKPAKNDCA; this comes from the coding sequence ATGAAGCGAACCAAGCGAACACTCGTGGGCGCGGTCGCGCTCGCGCTGATCTTCTCGGGGCTCGCCCCGGCGGGTGCCGCGCAAGCCCCGGCGCCGACCGCGAACACGGCGGGAGTGCTGCCGCCGGACCAGGACCCGTTCTACCGCCCGCCAGCCGGTTTCGAGTCCAGTCCTAACGGGACGGTGCTGCGTTCGCGCGAGGTCACCGCGCTGGCCATCGTCTTCCCCATCCCGGCCAAGGCGCACCAGGTCCTCTACAAGTCCGTCGACGGTCACGGCGAACCGGTCGCCGAAGCCGCGACCGTGCTGGTGCCGCTCGCGCCGTGGACCGGCCGCGGTCCACGGCCTCTTGTGTCGTACCAGCTCGCCGAGGACTCCCTGTCCACGCGGTGCCAGCCGTCGTACACCCTGCGGGTCGGCATCGGCGCGCCCACTCCGGCCGCGACCTACGAGATGACGCTGTCGCTCGGCGCGCTCGCCAAGGGGTACGCCGTGGTCTACGCCGACTACGAAGGACCGCACTCGCAGTTCGCCGCCGGACCGCAGGCCGCGCATGGAGTGCTCGACGGGATCCGCGCGGTGCAGCACTTCCCCGGCGCCGGGCTGCCGCCGAACGGCCCGGTGGCGTTGTGGGGCTACTCGGGCGGCGGACTGGCCACCACCTGGGCCGCCGAGCAGAAGGACGCCTACGCGCCGGAGCTCAACGTCGTCGGCGCGGCCGCGGGCGGAGTGCCCGCCGATCTGGAGAAGATGCTGAAGTTCAACGACGGCAACCTCGGCGCCGGTCTCGGGCTGATCGGCGTGATGGGGCTGTCGAGGGCGTATCCCGAGGCGGGGGTCGACGCGCTGCTCAACGACAAGGGCCGCAAGCTGTTCGCCGACAACCACGACAACTGCACGTTGGACATCGCGCTGCTGCACCCGTTCGACCGGCTGTCGAACTACACGACCGTGCCGGCACCGGCGGACTCGCCCGCGGCCAGGCTGTTGTACGAGAAGAACAACACCGGGCAGGCGACGCCGAAGTTCCCGTTCTACAACTACCAGGGCCTCGCCGACGAATTCGTTCCCGTGGCACCCGCCGACGCGCTGGTCGGGAAGTACTGCGCGAACGGCGGGACGGTCGAGAAGTCCCGCATTCCCTTCGCGGGCCACATCACCGGCGAGATCGCAGGAGACCTCCCCGCGCTGGCGTGGTTGTCCGACCGCTTCGACGGCAAACCGGCCAAGAACGACTGTGCGTGA
- a CDS encoding VOC family protein, producing the protein MTEAIPVTGVNELTLETTDLPRAERFYTEVLGFPVLERWEGSHWTGREAVWVLAGSTRIGLWKPALGISRARPGVHVHYAMGVAADAYDDVVATLRSRGLTVDEVEFGDRAARSAYVTDPDGHVVEFWTWDIRKGNPGPPRAMSENVFGVPAAP; encoded by the coding sequence ATGACTGAAGCGATCCCGGTGACCGGCGTCAACGAACTGACCCTCGAAACCACCGATCTCCCCCGTGCCGAGCGGTTCTACACCGAGGTGCTCGGGTTCCCCGTCCTCGAACGCTGGGAAGGTTCACATTGGACGGGAAGGGAGGCGGTGTGGGTGCTCGCCGGTTCGACCAGGATCGGGCTGTGGAAGCCCGCGCTGGGCATCTCGCGCGCGCGTCCCGGTGTCCACGTCCACTACGCGATGGGCGTCGCCGCCGACGCCTACGATGACGTGGTCGCTACCCTGCGGTCCCGCGGGCTCACCGTCGACGAGGTCGAGTTCGGCGACCGCGCCGCGAGGTCCGCCTACGTCACGGACCCGGACGGGCACGTCGTGGAGTTCTGGACCTGGGACATCCGCAAGGGCAACCCCGGCCCACCGCGCGCGATGAGCGAGAACGTCTTCGGCGTCCCCGCGGCGCCCTGA
- a CDS encoding nitroreductase/quinone reductase family protein — protein sequence MPEETGAARRRKVRRLQRYLINPPLVLALRLGVLPGHALLETTGRRTGRRRRTIVGVRLEGKVLWLVAEQGSHAGYVRNLMANPEIKVFHERRWYRATAALDPDTDPEALLDAWPDARHARNVRRFGTDLKVIRVEVAEPAT from the coding sequence ATGCCCGAAGAGACCGGCGCCGCGCGGCGGCGCAAAGTCCGGCGCCTGCAGCGCTACCTCATCAACCCGCCGCTGGTGCTGGCGCTGCGCCTCGGCGTGCTTCCGGGGCACGCCCTGCTCGAAACCACCGGCAGGCGGACGGGGCGACGACGCCGCACCATCGTCGGGGTCCGGCTGGAGGGCAAGGTCCTCTGGCTCGTCGCCGAGCAGGGTTCGCACGCGGGTTACGTGCGGAACCTGATGGCGAACCCGGAGATCAAGGTGTTCCACGAGCGGCGGTGGTACCGGGCCACCGCCGCGCTGGACCCGGACACGGATCCCGAGGCGCTGCTGGACGCGTGGCCGGACGCGCGGCACGCCCGCAACGTCCGCCGCTTCGGGACCGATCTCAAGGTGATCCGCGTGGAAGTTGCCGAACCGGCAACGTAG
- a CDS encoding NAD(P)/FAD-dependent oxidoreductase: protein MTSNSTPASFDIVVIGGGAAGLSGALTLGRARRSVLVIDAGEPRNSPAAHAHNYLGREGVAPRELLAIGREEVARYGVAVRDGRVTGAERDADGFRVHVADGTSVTARRLLVATGLVDELPPVPGLAERWGHDVLHCPYCHGWEVRDQAIGVLASGPLSVHQALLWRQWSEDVTLFLNDAFEPGDDDRGQLLARGITIVAGAVGHLESKEDELTGVALADGRVVACRALVVAPKFAARAEPLAALGLTTAEQERAGTVVGTAVGTVDPTGRTEVPGVWVAGNVTDLFDTVATAVAAGTRAAAAINADLVAEDTRMAVEAR from the coding sequence ATGACATCGAATTCAACACCCGCCAGCTTCGACATCGTGGTGATCGGGGGCGGCGCGGCGGGGCTCAGCGGCGCGCTGACGCTCGGCCGCGCCCGCAGGTCCGTGCTCGTCATCGACGCGGGCGAGCCCCGCAACTCCCCCGCCGCGCACGCGCACAACTACCTCGGGCGCGAAGGCGTGGCGCCGCGCGAACTGCTCGCGATCGGCCGCGAAGAGGTGGCCCGGTACGGGGTCGCCGTCCGGGACGGCCGCGTGACCGGCGCGGAGCGGGACGCCGACGGTTTTCGCGTGCACGTCGCCGACGGAACCAGCGTGACCGCGCGCAGGCTGCTCGTCGCGACCGGTCTGGTCGACGAGTTGCCTCCGGTGCCCGGCCTCGCCGAGCGCTGGGGCCACGACGTGCTGCACTGCCCCTACTGCCACGGCTGGGAGGTCAGGGACCAGGCCATCGGCGTGCTCGCTTCGGGCCCGCTTTCCGTGCACCAGGCCCTGCTCTGGCGCCAGTGGAGCGAAGACGTCACGCTGTTCCTCAACGACGCGTTCGAACCGGGCGACGACGATCGCGGGCAGTTGCTCGCCCGCGGCATCACGATCGTCGCGGGCGCGGTCGGCCACCTGGAGTCCAAAGAGGACGAACTGACCGGGGTGGCGCTCGCCGACGGGCGCGTGGTGGCCTGCCGGGCGCTCGTGGTCGCCCCGAAGTTCGCCGCGCGCGCCGAACCGCTCGCCGCGCTCGGTTTGACCACCGCGGAGCAGGAGCGGGCTGGCACCGTCGTCGGCACTGCCGTCGGCACGGTGGATCCGACGGGCCGCACCGAAGTGCCCGGGGTCTGGGTCGCGGGCAACGTCACGGATCTGTTCGACACCGTGGCCACGGCCGTGGCGGCCGGGACGCGCGCGGCGGCCGCGATCAACGCGGACCTCGTCGCCGAGGACACCAGGATGGCGGTCGAGGCCCGCTGA
- a CDS encoding protealysin inhibitor emfourin — protein MRISLESDGGFAVFPGLNRTVTVDTGDLPDPAAADLEGLARAVADEPHPATIQSAGGDRRTYRITVTDEGGSHTLEYLEPVADEAARALIDRLRGYAG, from the coding sequence ATGCGCATTTCCCTGGAGTCCGATGGCGGTTTCGCGGTTTTCCCTGGGCTCAACCGGACGGTCACCGTGGACACGGGCGATCTGCCCGATCCCGCGGCGGCCGATCTGGAAGGCCTCGCCCGCGCGGTCGCGGACGAGCCGCACCCTGCCACCATCCAGTCGGCAGGCGGTGACCGGCGCACCTACCGGATCACCGTCACCGACGAAGGCGGTTCGCACACGCTGGAATACCTCGAACCCGTGGCGGACGAGGCGGCGCGTGCCCTGATCGATCGCCTGCGAGGGTACGCGGGCTGA